A window of the Streptomyces sp. NBC_00250 genome harbors these coding sequences:
- a CDS encoding helix-turn-helix domain-containing protein — protein sequence MTEDDRIDAVLNEVGPRLRRVRRDRGVTLAELSADTGISVSTLSRLESGQRRPSLELLLPLARAHQVALDELVGAPATGDPRIRAKPIVRHGRTMFPLTRQPGGLQAYKVIQEKPQEEEPEPRVHEGYEWLYVLSGKLRLVLGEHDVVLGAGEAAEFDTRVPHWFGPTPEGPVEFLSLYGPQGERMHVRARPKKSD from the coding sequence ATGACCGAAGACGATCGCATCGACGCCGTGCTGAACGAGGTGGGCCCCCGGCTCCGCCGGGTCCGCCGCGACCGCGGGGTGACCCTGGCCGAGCTCTCCGCCGACACCGGCATCTCCGTGAGCACCCTCTCCCGGCTGGAGTCCGGGCAGCGCAGGCCCAGCCTCGAACTGCTCCTGCCGCTCGCCCGCGCCCATCAGGTCGCGCTCGACGAGCTGGTCGGCGCCCCGGCGACGGGCGACCCCAGGATCCGGGCGAAGCCCATCGTCCGGCACGGCCGCACGATGTTCCCGCTGACCCGGCAGCCCGGCGGCCTCCAGGCGTACAAGGTCATCCAGGAGAAGCCGCAGGAGGAGGAGCCGGAGCCGCGCGTCCATGAGGGCTACGAGTGGCTGTACGTGCTCTCCGGCAAGCTCCGGCTGGTCCTCGGCGAGCACGATGTCGTCCTCGGTGCCGGAGAGGCGGCCGAGTTCGACACGCGGGTCCCGCACTGGTTCGGGCCGACGCCCGAAGGCCCGGTGGAGTTCCTGAGCCTGTACGGACCGCAGGGGGAGCGGATGCACGTCCGGGCCCGCCCGAAGAAGTCCGACTGA
- a CDS encoding NAD(P)/FAD-dependent oxidoreductase, giving the protein MNAHLENTYEAVVVGGGAAGLSAALILGRSRRRTLVVDAGAPRNAPTAHMQGVLSRDGMSPADYLAAGRAEIAGYGVELRAGEVTGAAPDGDGGFVLTLADGGTVGARQLVVTTGLVDELPLIDGLAERWGRDVLHCPYCHGWEVRDEAFGVIAHPTMPAHQALMVAHWSKDVTLFLHTSAEPSEHEAALLDAAGVRVERGEVVGLAVEDDRLTGVRLADGRTVARSVVFAAASRLAARDGVLRQLGAELRETPFGEFVVVDEVGRTSVPGVWAAGNVTGPQEQVVNAVSRGYRAGAALNGELVFGALEEKVAGRPVG; this is encoded by the coding sequence ATGAACGCACATCTGGAGAACACGTACGAGGCAGTGGTGGTCGGCGGGGGCGCGGCGGGACTCAGCGCCGCCCTGATCCTGGGCCGGTCGCGGCGCCGGACCCTGGTCGTCGACGCCGGCGCACCGCGCAACGCCCCCACCGCTCACATGCAGGGCGTCCTGTCCCGGGACGGCATGAGCCCGGCCGACTACCTGGCGGCCGGGCGGGCCGAGATCGCCGGGTACGGGGTCGAGCTGCGGGCCGGCGAAGTGACGGGCGCGGCACCGGACGGGGACGGCGGATTCGTCCTGACGCTGGCGGACGGCGGCACGGTCGGCGCGCGGCAGCTCGTCGTCACCACCGGGCTCGTCGACGAGCTGCCCCTGATCGACGGGCTCGCCGAGCGGTGGGGACGGGACGTGCTGCACTGCCCGTACTGCCACGGCTGGGAGGTCCGCGACGAGGCCTTCGGGGTCATCGCGCACCCGACGATGCCCGCGCACCAGGCACTGATGGTCGCGCACTGGTCGAAGGACGTGACCTTGTTCCTGCACACCTCCGCCGAGCCGTCGGAGCACGAGGCGGCCCTCCTCGACGCGGCGGGCGTCCGTGTCGAGCGGGGTGAGGTGGTGGGCCTCGCGGTGGAGGACGACCGGCTGACCGGGGTGCGGCTCGCCGACGGCCGGACCGTGGCCCGCTCGGTGGTCTTCGCCGCGGCGTCGCGCCTCGCGGCCCGGGACGGGGTGCTGCGACAGCTCGGGGCGGAGCTGCGCGAGACCCCGTTCGGGGAGTTCGTGGTCGTCGACGAGGTGGGCCGGACGAGCGTGCCGGGCGTGTGGGCGGCCGGGAACGTGACGGGTCCACAGGAACAGGTGGTCAACGCGGTGAGCCGGGGATACCGGGCGGGTGCCGCGCTCAACGGCGAGCTGGTCTTCGGCGCCCTTGAGGAGAAGGTGGCCGGTCGGCCGGTCGGATGA
- a CDS encoding VOC family protein encodes MLGTQFTKGSPCWIDLGSPDTQAAAAFYGAVLGWEFRSAGPDAGGYGFFQQEGRTVAALGPLTEEGARSAWTVYFQTPDADATQKAAESAGGTVRAPAFDVMDAGRMAALTDPGGAQFALWQPGTTKGLDRTSSTNTLVWAELHVADPETVLGFYRTLFDWRWAEMEAPGMMYRVISTADGDQEDASFGGAAELQDTSETARWVPYFDVEDADAIALSTLGNGGTVVMPAADVPDVGRIAWLSDPFGATFAVLKPAPMG; translated from the coding sequence ATGCTCGGTACGCAGTTCACCAAGGGCTCTCCCTGCTGGATCGATCTCGGCAGCCCCGACACGCAGGCGGCCGCCGCCTTCTACGGCGCCGTCCTCGGCTGGGAGTTCCGCTCGGCGGGTCCCGATGCCGGCGGCTACGGCTTCTTCCAGCAGGAGGGTCGCACGGTCGCCGCGCTCGGGCCGCTCACCGAGGAGGGCGCGCGGAGCGCCTGGACCGTCTACTTCCAGACCCCGGACGCCGACGCGACCCAGAAGGCCGCCGAGTCCGCGGGCGGCACCGTGCGCGCCCCGGCCTTCGACGTCATGGACGCGGGCCGCATGGCCGCCCTCACCGACCCGGGCGGCGCCCAGTTCGCCCTCTGGCAGCCCGGCACCACCAAGGGCCTCGATCGGACCTCGTCGACGAACACCCTCGTCTGGGCGGAACTGCACGTCGCCGACCCGGAGACCGTACTCGGCTTCTACCGGACCCTGTTCGACTGGCGGTGGGCGGAGATGGAGGCCCCCGGGATGATGTACCGGGTCATCTCCACCGCCGACGGCGACCAGGAGGACGCCTCCTTCGGCGGCGCGGCCGAACTGCAGGACACCAGCGAAACCGCGCGCTGGGTCCCGTACTTCGATGTCGAGGACGCCGACGCGATCGCCCTCTCGACCCTGGGCAACGGCGGCACGGTCGTGATGCCCGCCGCCGACGTCCCCGACGTCGGCCGCATCGCGTGGCTCTCCGACCCCTTCGGAGCGACCTTCGCGGTCCTGAAGCCGGCCCCGATGGGCTGA
- a CDS encoding GNAT family N-acetyltransferase — protein sequence MIPTLRTERLLLEPYVPADEEDFVALFQDPRVSAWMGNGPVAEADDRALFGRIFTKVYARELFDVWAVRRDGLLVGHAEIKPTEDVGGHEIVYALAPAAWGSGLGTEVAEALVAYGFGTLGLSEVHATVAEPNVASLKLLGRIGFEHVRDITEEDGSTTHVLTRRP from the coding sequence GTGATTCCGACGCTGCGCACCGAGCGCCTTCTGCTGGAGCCCTACGTCCCCGCGGACGAGGAGGACTTCGTCGCCCTCTTCCAGGATCCGAGGGTGTCGGCCTGGATGGGAAACGGGCCGGTTGCCGAGGCGGACGACCGGGCGTTGTTCGGGCGGATCTTCACGAAGGTCTACGCCCGGGAGCTGTTCGACGTCTGGGCCGTTCGCAGGGACGGCCTGCTGGTCGGGCATGCCGAGATCAAGCCGACCGAGGACGTCGGGGGTCACGAGATCGTCTACGCGCTCGCCCCGGCGGCCTGGGGTTCGGGCCTCGGGACGGAGGTGGCCGAGGCCCTCGTGGCCTATGGCTTCGGCACGCTCGGGCTGTCCGAGGTGCACGCCACCGTGGCCGAACCCAACGTCGCTTCGCTGAAGTTGCTCGGCAGGATCGGATTCGAGCACGTCCGGGACATCACCGAGGAGGACGGCAGCACCACCCACGTGCTGACCCGTCGCCCCTGA
- a CDS encoding PIG-L deacetylase family protein yields the protein MTGTEVTDLAEMPGDWQRALAVVAHPDDLEYGCAAAVAGWTDAGKEVVYVLATRGEAGIDTLAPDVCGPVREQEQRDSAAVVGVDTVEFLDHRDGVIEYGIGLRRDIAAAIRRHRPELVVTLNHRDTWGGGPGAPWNTPDHLAVGRATLDAAADAGNRWIFPELADQGLEPWSGVRWVAVAASSTPTHAVDAAPGLDRAIRSLLCHRAYIEALTDEDPEKYVRSFLTGATSHASARFGGRPAVTFELFAR from the coding sequence ATGACCGGAACCGAAGTCACGGACCTCGCGGAGATGCCCGGCGACTGGCAGCGCGCCCTCGCCGTCGTCGCCCACCCCGACGACCTGGAGTACGGCTGCGCGGCGGCCGTCGCCGGCTGGACGGACGCCGGGAAGGAGGTGGTCTACGTCCTCGCCACCCGTGGTGAGGCCGGCATCGACACCCTCGCCCCGGACGTCTGCGGCCCGGTGCGCGAGCAGGAGCAGCGGGACAGCGCCGCCGTCGTCGGCGTGGACACCGTCGAGTTCCTCGACCACCGCGACGGCGTGATCGAGTACGGGATCGGGCTGCGCCGCGACATCGCGGCCGCGATCCGCCGACACCGCCCGGAGCTGGTCGTCACCCTCAACCACCGTGACACCTGGGGCGGGGGGCCCGGCGCCCCCTGGAACACGCCGGACCACCTGGCCGTCGGCCGCGCCACCCTGGACGCGGCGGCGGACGCCGGAAACCGGTGGATCTTCCCCGAACTCGCCGACCAGGGCCTGGAGCCCTGGAGCGGGGTGCGGTGGGTGGCGGTCGCGGCCTCCAGCACCCCGACCCACGCGGTCGACGCGGCCCCGGGCCTGGACCGCGCGATCCGTTCGCTGCTCTGCCACCGCGCCTACATCGAGGCCCTGACGGACGAGGACCCGGAGAAGTACGTCCGTTCCTTCCTCACCGGGGCGACGAGCCACGCGTCGGCCCGCTTCGGCGGCCGCCCGGCGGTGACCTTCGAACTCTTCGCGCGCTGA
- a CDS encoding SIS domain-containing protein → MSTHVSAEIAGQPDCWRRAAEIADRDAGLLPARGERVAVVGCGTSYFIARAYAALRESLGAGETDAFPASDSTPLGRGYDRIVALTRSGTTTEVVHLLGGAAGRIPTLVLTGAPDSPAGQLADRVVDLSFADERSVVQTRFATTALQLLRAGLGVDLGPAIADAELVLYERLPAAWERRGQFTFLGTGWTVGLADDAALKLREVARAWTESYAAMEYRHGPISISDGSSLVWCLGPAPSGLKDEVESTGALFAADAIDPVAALVRAQRLAVALAGRRGLNPDRPRNVSRSVILSGAFRPTASDAARILRS, encoded by the coding sequence ATGAGCACCCACGTCAGCGCGGAGATCGCCGGCCAGCCCGACTGCTGGCGGCGCGCGGCGGAGATCGCCGACCGCGACGCCGGCCTGCTGCCGGCCCGTGGCGAGCGCGTGGCGGTGGTCGGCTGCGGCACCTCGTACTTCATCGCCCGCGCCTACGCGGCCCTGCGGGAGTCCCTCGGCGCGGGCGAGACCGACGCCTTCCCCGCCTCCGACTCCACACCGCTCGGCCGTGGTTACGACCGGATCGTGGCCCTCACCCGCTCCGGCACCACCACGGAGGTCGTGCACCTCCTCGGCGGAGCGGCGGGGCGCATCCCGACCCTCGTCCTCACCGGTGCACCCGACAGCCCCGCTGGGCAGCTCGCCGACCGCGTCGTCGACCTCTCCTTCGCCGACGAACGCTCCGTCGTCCAGACCCGGTTCGCGACCACGGCACTCCAACTCCTGCGCGCGGGGCTCGGGGTGGACCTCGGACCCGCGATCGCCGACGCCGAACTCGTCCTCTACGAGCGGCTGCCCGCCGCCTGGGAGCGGCGCGGCCAGTTCACCTTCCTCGGCACCGGCTGGACCGTCGGACTCGCCGACGACGCGGCCCTCAAGCTGCGCGAGGTGGCCCGCGCCTGGACGGAGTCGTACGCGGCGATGGAGTACCGCCACGGCCCGATCAGCATCAGCGACGGGTCCAGCCTCGTCTGGTGCCTCGGCCCCGCCCCCTCGGGCCTCAAGGACGAAGTGGAGTCCACCGGCGCCCTGTTCGCCGCCGACGCGATCGACCCGGTCGCCGCGCTCGTCCGCGCTCAGCGGCTCGCGGTCGCCCTCGCGGGCCGGCGCGGCCTCAACCCGGACCGGCCCCGGAACGTCTCGCGTTCGGTGATCCTTTCCGGAGCGTTCCGCCCGACGGCCTCGGACGCGGCCCGTATCCTGCGGTCATGA
- a CDS encoding alpha/beta fold hydrolase, which translates to MTTYRQPGLALTDHRFPVPLDHSRPDGERIEVFGREVVASAHAGADRERLPWLVYLEGGPGFGARRFIGPQAWLGRAVKEFRVLLLDQRGTGRSTPANRQTLPLRGTPAEQADYLAHFRADSIVKDCEAIRRRLTGGSPWTVLGQSFGGFCATHYLSTAPEGLERVLITGGLPSLYATADEVYHAAYPRIRRKNEAHFARYPQDAERARAVVAHLLGHEVTLPGGGHLTPEAFQSLGILLGSGDGTHQLHLLLEGAFVPTPGGPALSDAFLEQVQAHLSYAGHPLYAVLHEAIYAQGQGPTDWAAERVRAEYPEFDARTALAEGRPLLFTGETVHPWHFTADPALRPLRETAELLAARTDWAPLYDPERLAANKVPVAAAVYHDDMYVDTHHSLETARTIRGLRTWVTDEFEHDGVRAGGPRVLDRLLALARDEV; encoded by the coding sequence GTGACCACCTACCGGCAGCCGGGACTCGCCCTCACCGACCACCGCTTCCCCGTCCCCCTCGACCACTCCCGCCCCGACGGCGAGCGGATCGAGGTCTTCGGCCGTGAGGTCGTCGCGAGCGCCCACGCCGGAGCGGACCGGGAGCGGCTCCCCTGGCTGGTCTACCTGGAGGGCGGACCCGGCTTCGGCGCCCGCCGCTTCATCGGCCCGCAGGCCTGGCTCGGCCGAGCCGTCAAGGAGTTCCGCGTCCTCCTCCTCGACCAGCGGGGCACCGGCCGCTCCACCCCCGCCAACCGCCAGACCCTGCCGCTCCGCGGCACCCCGGCCGAGCAGGCCGACTACCTCGCCCACTTCCGCGCCGACTCCATCGTCAAGGACTGCGAGGCCATCCGCCGCAGGCTCACCGGCGGCTCCCCGTGGACCGTCCTCGGCCAGAGCTTCGGCGGCTTCTGCGCCACCCACTACCTCTCCACCGCCCCCGAGGGCCTGGAGCGGGTGCTGATCACCGGCGGCCTGCCCTCCCTGTACGCCACCGCCGACGAGGTCTACCACGCCGCCTACCCCCGTATCCGGCGCAAGAACGAAGCCCACTTCGCCCGCTACCCGCAGGACGCCGAACGGGCCCGCGCCGTCGTCGCCCACCTCCTCGGCCACGAGGTCACCCTCCCCGGCGGCGGACACCTCACCCCCGAGGCCTTCCAGTCCCTCGGCATCCTCCTCGGCTCCGGCGACGGCACCCACCAGCTCCATCTGCTCCTGGAAGGCGCCTTCGTCCCCACCCCCGGCGGACCCGCCCTCTCCGACGCCTTCCTGGAACAGGTCCAGGCCCACCTCTCGTACGCCGGACACCCGCTGTACGCCGTGCTGCACGAGGCCATCTACGCCCAGGGTCAGGGCCCCACCGACTGGGCGGCCGAGCGGGTCCGCGCCGAGTACCCCGAGTTCGACGCCCGTACCGCGCTCGCCGAAGGCCGGCCGCTCCTCTTCACCGGCGAGACCGTCCACCCCTGGCACTTCACCGCCGACCCCGCCCTGCGCCCGCTCCGCGAGACCGCGGAACTGCTCGCCGCCCGCACCGACTGGGCCCCGCTCTACGACCCCGAGCGCCTCGCCGCCAACAAGGTCCCGGTCGCCGCCGCCGTCTACCACGACGACATGTACGTGGACACGCACCACTCCCTCGAAACCGCGCGCACGATCCGCGGCCTGCGCACCTGGGTGACGGACGAGTTCGAGCACGACGGGGTACGAGCCGGGGGACCGCGCGTCCTGGACCGGCTGCTCGCGCTCGCCCGGGACGAGGTCTGA
- a CDS encoding cellulase family glycosylhydrolase yields the protein MTSARSVRPRIRIAQRPGLRRLGVAGTALGALLLGLATAPPTATAAPVTHEAEAATVSQGAVESNHTGFTGNGFVNYDNATGSYVQWNVNAAQAGPATLTLRYANGTTTNRPMDIAVNGSVAASGKSFAGTGAWTSWATTTVTTTLKAGANTIRATATTANGGPNVDHLTVDNATTTPPTGTTPAAVNGQLEVCGTKLCNQYDKPIQLRGMSSHGTQWYSQCLTGGSLDALAKDWNADVLRVSTYVQEEGYETDPRKYTDLAHSLIEQATARGMYVIVDWHMLDPGDPHYNLARAKTFFTEIAQRHGSKTNLLYEIANEPNGVAWSRIKSYAEQLIPVIRAKDAETPILVGTRAWSSFGVSDGANESEVVSNPVNATNIMYTFHFYASSHRDEYLNTLSRAADKLPVFVTEFGTQNYAGEGSNDFAMSQRFLDLMAAKKISWVNWNFSDDERSGAVFKTGTCDAGGPWAGTGSLKPAGVWIRDRVRTADDFPTS from the coding sequence ATGACTTCGGCACGATCCGTACGACCCCGCATCAGAATCGCCCAGCGGCCCGGACTCCGGCGCCTCGGCGTCGCCGGAACCGCCCTCGGCGCCCTCCTCCTCGGCCTCGCCACCGCCCCGCCCACCGCGACCGCCGCCCCCGTCACCCACGAGGCCGAGGCGGCCACCGTCTCCCAGGGTGCGGTCGAGTCCAACCACACCGGATTCACCGGCAACGGCTTCGTCAACTACGACAACGCCACCGGCAGTTACGTCCAGTGGAACGTCAACGCCGCCCAAGCGGGCCCCGCGACCCTCACCCTGCGCTACGCCAACGGCACCACCACCAACCGCCCCATGGACATAGCCGTCAACGGCTCCGTAGCCGCCTCCGGCAAGTCCTTCGCCGGCACCGGCGCCTGGACGAGCTGGGCGACCACCACCGTCACCACCACTCTCAAGGCCGGCGCCAACACGATCCGCGCCACCGCCACCACCGCCAACGGCGGCCCCAACGTCGACCACCTCACCGTCGACAACGCCACCACCACGCCGCCCACCGGCACCACCCCCGCCGCCGTCAACGGCCAGCTGGAGGTCTGCGGCACCAAGCTCTGCAACCAGTACGACAAGCCGATCCAGCTCCGCGGCATGTCCAGCCACGGCACCCAGTGGTACAGCCAGTGCCTGACCGGCGGTTCGCTCGACGCCCTCGCCAAGGACTGGAACGCGGACGTCCTGCGCGTCTCCACCTACGTCCAGGAGGAGGGCTACGAGACCGACCCGCGCAAGTACACCGACCTCGCCCACTCCCTCATCGAGCAGGCCACCGCCCGCGGGATGTACGTGATCGTCGACTGGCACATGCTCGACCCGGGCGACCCGCACTACAACCTGGCCCGCGCCAAGACCTTCTTCACCGAGATCGCCCAGCGCCACGGCTCCAAGACCAACCTGCTGTACGAGATCGCCAACGAGCCCAACGGCGTCGCCTGGTCCCGCATCAAGAGCTACGCCGAGCAGCTCATCCCGGTCATCCGCGCCAAGGACGCCGAGACCCCGATCCTCGTCGGCACGCGCGCGTGGTCCTCGTTCGGAGTCTCCGACGGCGCGAACGAGTCCGAGGTCGTGTCCAACCCGGTGAACGCCACCAACATCATGTACACCTTCCACTTCTACGCCTCCTCGCACCGGGACGAGTACCTGAACACCCTGTCCCGCGCCGCCGACAAGCTGCCCGTCTTCGTCACCGAGTTCGGCACCCAGAACTACGCCGGCGAGGGCAGCAACGACTTCGCGATGTCGCAGCGCTTCCTCGACCTCATGGCCGCGAAGAAGATCAGCTGGGTCAACTGGAACTTCTCCGACGACGAGCGCAGCGGCGCCGTCTTCAAGACGGGCACCTGCGACGCGGGCGGACCGTGGGCCGGCACCGGCTCGCTGAAGCCCGCCGGGGTCTGGATCCGTGACCGCGTCAGGACGGCGGACGACTTCCCGACCTCCTGA
- a CDS encoding ABC transporter substrate-binding protein, whose protein sequence is MTGSPQRPGVVARGVLLAACAALGGCSAGPSLEDQGEVTAPPGNSRRLIVGSAGFTESDLLAQMYALLLEEAGYGTKILSVTNRELYEPALERGQIDVVPEYAATFADWLNAKANGADAPTVGSPDTAATMTALRALAAPRGLTVLDAGRAVDQNAFAVTAAFAAEHRLKTLGDLGATGLPVRLAAGDECVRRPYCAPGLREVYGIDVTAVDPKGVGTTPAKQAVQNGEDQLVLTTTTDATLDEFGLVLLADDRRLQNADHIVPVVNRARAGSEGVVRALSRLNTVLTTADLTRLNEEVDSWRRLPEDVARNYLAGKGLVPR, encoded by the coding sequence GTGACCGGATCGCCCCAACGGCCCGGAGTCGTCGCCCGCGGAGTCCTCCTGGCGGCCTGCGCCGCACTCGGCGGCTGCTCCGCGGGCCCGTCCCTCGAGGACCAGGGCGAGGTCACCGCCCCGCCGGGGAACAGCCGCCGGCTGATCGTCGGCTCGGCCGGTTTCACCGAGAGCGACCTGCTGGCCCAGATGTACGCCCTGCTGCTGGAAGAGGCCGGGTACGGCACGAAGATCCTCTCCGTCACCAACCGCGAGCTGTACGAACCGGCTCTGGAACGCGGTCAGATCGACGTCGTACCGGAGTACGCGGCGACGTTCGCCGACTGGCTGAACGCCAAGGCCAACGGGGCCGACGCGCCGACCGTCGGCTCGCCCGACACGGCCGCCACCATGACCGCGCTTCGCGCGCTCGCCGCCCCGCGCGGGCTCACCGTCCTCGACGCGGGCCGCGCCGTCGACCAGAACGCCTTCGCGGTCACCGCCGCCTTCGCCGCCGAGCACCGTCTGAAGACCCTCGGCGACCTCGGCGCCACAGGCCTCCCCGTTCGGCTCGCCGCCGGTGACGAATGCGTCCGACGGCCGTACTGCGCCCCCGGTCTGAGGGAGGTCTACGGCATCGACGTGACCGCCGTCGACCCCAAGGGCGTCGGTACGACCCCGGCCAAGCAGGCCGTCCAGAACGGCGAGGACCAGCTGGTGCTGACCACGACCACCGATGCCACGCTCGACGAGTTCGGGCTCGTGCTCCTCGCCGACGACAGACGTCTGCAGAACGCCGACCACATCGTCCCCGTCGTCAACCGCGCCCGCGCCGGGAGCGAGGGTGTCGTCCGGGCGCTCTCCCGCCTCAACACGGTCCTGACCACGGCCGATCTGACCCGGCTCAACGAGGAGGTGGACAGCTGGCGGCGCCTCCCGGAGGACGTGGCGCGGAACTATCTCGCGGGGAAGGGGCTCGTCCCGCGCTGA
- a CDS encoding ABC transporter permease, whose amino-acid sequence MTTLADAWSWLTTSAHWSGENGIWHRLAEHLFLTVVCLVISCAIALPVALVLGHLGKGGALAVSLSNVGRAVPTFAVLVLLLLSPIGSFGEWPTIIALVLFAVPPLLTNAYVGMRGVDPDVVRAARGMGMTGGQTLARVELPLALPLILTGVRIAAVQLVATATVAALAGGGGLGRIITAGFNLASTPQVVAGACLVAVLALLVEGVFEAVQRLGARGSGT is encoded by the coding sequence ATGACCACCCTCGCCGACGCCTGGTCCTGGCTCACCACCTCCGCGCACTGGTCGGGGGAGAACGGAATCTGGCACCGGCTCGCCGAGCACCTCTTCCTCACCGTCGTCTGCCTCGTCATCAGCTGTGCGATCGCCCTGCCGGTCGCCCTCGTCCTCGGTCACCTCGGCAAGGGCGGCGCGCTGGCCGTGAGCCTCTCCAACGTCGGCCGTGCGGTCCCCACCTTCGCCGTCCTCGTCCTGCTCCTCCTCAGTCCGATCGGCTCGTTCGGCGAGTGGCCGACGATCATCGCCCTCGTCCTCTTCGCCGTACCCCCGCTGCTGACCAACGCCTACGTGGGCATGCGGGGCGTCGACCCCGATGTCGTACGGGCCGCCCGGGGCATGGGCATGACCGGCGGCCAGACCCTCGCCCGGGTCGAACTGCCGCTCGCGCTGCCGCTGATCCTCACCGGGGTACGGATCGCCGCCGTCCAGCTCGTCGCCACCGCCACCGTGGCCGCGCTCGCGGGCGGCGGCGGGCTCGGCCGGATCATCACGGCCGGGTTCAATCTCGCCTCCACCCCGCAGGTCGTCGCCGGCGCCTGTCTCGTCGCGGTGCTCGCGCTGCTCGTGGAGGGGGTCTTCGAGGCCGTCCAGCGCCTCGGCGCCCGGGGGAGCGGCACGTGA
- a CDS encoding ABC transporter permease: protein MTAPPDDCLARNEWICGAYLSTRSEILTDAVVQHLQLAGISVALALVLALPLAVAARRRRWASGPILGVTTLLYTIPALAMFSLLLPVYGLSAALVVAGLVLYSLTLLVRNILAGLRAVPEETRQAARGLGYGPVRLLLGVELPLAVPAAMAGLRIATVSAVSLVTIGAIVGHGGLGNLIYSGMNTYFKAQVLTASVLCVLIAIAADLLLLGTQRLLTPWTRGQAA, encoded by the coding sequence GTGACCGCGCCGCCAGACGACTGCCTCGCCCGCAACGAGTGGATCTGCGGCGCCTATCTCTCCACGCGGAGCGAGATCCTCACCGACGCCGTCGTCCAGCACCTCCAGCTGGCGGGCATCTCCGTGGCCCTCGCCCTGGTGCTCGCCCTGCCCCTCGCGGTCGCCGCCCGCCGCCGGCGCTGGGCGTCCGGACCGATCCTGGGCGTCACCACGCTCCTGTACACGATTCCGGCGCTCGCGATGTTCTCGCTGCTCCTGCCCGTGTACGGACTCTCCGCCGCGCTGGTCGTGGCGGGCCTCGTCCTGTACTCGCTCACCCTCCTCGTCCGGAACATCCTGGCCGGGCTCCGCGCCGTCCCCGAGGAGACCCGCCAGGCCGCCCGTGGCCTCGGGTACGGCCCGGTCCGGCTCCTTCTCGGCGTCGAGCTGCCGCTCGCCGTGCCCGCGGCCATGGCAGGGCTGCGGATCGCCACCGTCTCCGCCGTCTCCCTGGTCACGATCGGCGCGATCGTCGGCCACGGCGGTCTCGGCAATCTCATCTACTCCGGGATGAACACCTACTTCAAGGCCCAGGTCCTCACCGCCTCGGTGCTCTGCGTCCTGATCGCGATCGCCGCCGACCTGCTTCTCCTCGGCACGCAACGCCTGCTCACGCCGTGGACGCGCGGGCAGGCGGCATGA
- a CDS encoding VOC family protein, protein MFGETSAFSGFSVDDLDAARRFYGETLGLKVGEEGQGDMRMLFLTLAGGARVFVYPKDNHTPATYTILNFEVEDIDRAVDELTGRGVTLERYDGFEADAKGIVRVEGGPAIAWFTDPAGNVLSVLQENR, encoded by the coding sequence ATGTTCGGCGAAACCTCGGCATTCAGCGGTTTCTCGGTCGACGACCTGGACGCCGCCCGGCGCTTCTACGGCGAGACCCTCGGCCTGAAGGTGGGCGAGGAGGGGCAGGGCGACATGCGGATGCTCTTCCTCACCCTGGCCGGCGGGGCGCGGGTCTTCGTCTACCCGAAGGACAACCACACCCCGGCGACCTACACGATCCTCAACTTCGAGGTCGAGGACATCGACCGGGCCGTGGACGAGCTGACGGGGCGCGGAGTGACCCTGGAGCGGTACGACGGCTTCGAGGCCGACGCCAAGGGCATCGTGCGGGTCGAGGGCGGACCGGCCATCGCGTGGTTCACGGACCCGGCGGGCAACGTCCTGTCGGTCCTCCAGGAGAACCGCTGA